TATATCTATCCGAATACCTTGAAGGTGCTGCGTTTGAAAGGGAGGGACATAAGAGCCGCTCTTGAACGTTCAGCCTCATATTTTATGTGCGGAGAGGACGGCGCAGTTATTGTGAATCCGAAGTTTCAGGATCCGAAGCCTCAGCACTATAACTATGACATGTGGGAAGGAATTGAGTACATACTTGATGTCTCAAAACCAATCGGCGAGCGGGTCGTGCTTCTTGAGAAAGAAGGAAAGCCGCTGGAACATGATGGGGAATATGACGTTGTAATGAATAATTACAGGGCCTCAGGCGGAGGAGAATACACAATGTTCAAAGGAAAAGAAGTCATTAAAGAAGTTCCTGTTGATATGTCTGAGCTGATTGCGAACCATTTACTTGAGAAAAAAGAAGTACAAGCTTCTCTCAATCATAATTGGAAGGTCATTTGTTCTTAAAATCACTCTGCTATATTGACATTTCAGCTTTCATTTTGTATCATTATTATTTAGAATTCAAGATATTTAGTTATCGAAGGATTGATGAAAATGAAAGAACAAGAGCAAATCGAACAATCGTTAAAATTATTTATCGTTTTATCCCGTGCACACCGCGCGATAAATGATCAAGTGAATAAACACATCTCAAGCTTCGGGCTGAACCCAACAGAATTTGCCGTGCTTGAGCTCCTTTATCATAAGGGAGAACAGCCCCTTCAGCAAATTGGCGGGAAGATTCTATTAGCAAGCGGAAGCATCACATACGTAGTCGACAAGCTTGAACAAAAAGAACTGCTTGTCCGAAAAGCATGTGACAAGGACCGCCGCGTTACCTTTGCTCAAATTACGGATAAAGGCAAGAAATTGATCGAGAGTATTTTTCCATCTCATCAAGAGCGGTTAGATGAAATTGTCGGCATTCTGACATCAGAAGAAAAGCAGATCGTTATTGATCTTATAAAAAAAGTCGGCTATCATGCACGGGATCTTCAAGATTAAAACACTTTCTAAATAGGAAGTGTTTTTTTTTTTTGGAGAGATGGCGATTTCTGCAGTTAGCCGGAATGTGTGACTGGAATGGACTCCTCAATTTTTTCCATTCGGTTAAAATCTTTTTCTGGCCAGCCCTTGGGTAATCCAGTTCTGAATATGGACTATATCAGCCGCAATATCATTCACACGCCGGATGTATGTACGTCAAGCCTCCTAATTGGCCTCGCCGGTGGGCCATTACAGTTCATCTTTCAATAAAAAAGTGTCCACATTGGACACTTTTTTACTGGTTCTGCTCAATCGGAAGAATCAAAATCTCGACCCTGCGGTTTTTTTGCTGGCCTTCTTTTGTTTTGTTGTCTGCAACTGGATTGTACTCCCCAAACCCTTTTGCTGAGAAGGCTCTAGGATCAAGCTGCCCGTTTTCAAGCAAAAGCTTCATGAAATTTACAGCGCGCATTACACTTAAGTGCCAATTAGATTCAAACTCCGCGTTCTGGATCGGCACGTTGTCTGTGTGACCGCTGACGATAATATTGCGAG
The window above is part of the Metabacillus dongyingensis genome. Proteins encoded here:
- a CDS encoding MarR family winged helix-turn-helix transcriptional regulator; protein product: MKEQEQIEQSLKLFIVLSRAHRAINDQVNKHISSFGLNPTEFAVLELLYHKGEQPLQQIGGKILLASGSITYVVDKLEQKELLVRKACDKDRRVTFAQITDKGKKLIESIFPSHQERLDEIVGILTSEEKQIVIDLIKKVGYHARDLQD